A genome region from Arachis duranensis cultivar V14167 chromosome 6, aradu.V14167.gnm2.J7QH, whole genome shotgun sequence includes the following:
- the LOC107494712 gene encoding B3 domain-containing transcription factor FUS3, whose protein sequence is MMMDQGQGRENLLLQKTEACAFVAGVDAHDLLPSSVTVQGNNTNTNRIITTTILHNGSSSEPGRILHHHDIQYQQEQEQEQEVGLVATFGNVHRKRRMARMRRRSSPTLMHLQFHANTTTPTTTLFPPLSSSGQSSDTPPPPPPPTLSPPPLLLPSAAVGPSTTTNTSPHVPTHNPARVIDHTSLRFLFQKELKNSDVSSLRRMVLPKKAAEAFLPPLESKEGILISMDDLDGIHVWSFKYRFWPNNNSRMYVLENTGEFVNAHALRMGDSIMVYQDSRNHNYVIQAKKVSDQDEFMEETSDMANDIFLNDYEVSKPGCFSLTYPALNDTTGMSFIYETTFSNDSPLDFLGGSMTNFSRIGPTETFGSVENLSLDDFY, encoded by the exons aTGATGATGGATCAGGGACAAGGAAGAGAAAACTTGCTTCTTCAGAAAACCGAGGCCTGTGCCTTCGTGGCAGGTGTTGACGCTCACGACCTTCTTCCCTCTTCTGTCACCGTTCAAGGGaacaacaccaacaccaacaggATCATAACTACTACCATTCTCCATAACGGGTCATCATCGGAACCGGGTCGGATCCTCCATCATCATGATATTCAGTACCAGCAGGAGCAGGAGCAGGAGCAGGAGGTTGGGCTTGTTGCCACCTTTGGAAACGTGCATAGGAAGAGGAGAATGGCTAGGATGAGGAGGAGGTCCTCACCAACACTGATGCACCTTCAGTTCCACGCTAACACCACCACCCCCACCACTACTCTTTTTCCACCTCTTTCTTCTTCAGGGCAATCTTCTGatacaccaccaccaccaccaccaccgacactttctcctcctcctcttcttcttccttctgcTGCTGTTGGTCCTTCCACTACTACTAATACCTCCCCTCACGTGCCTACTCATAATCCCGCACGT GTAATTGATCATACAAGCTTGAGATTCCTTTTTCAAAAGGAGTTAAAGAACAGTGATGTTAGTTCTCTCAGGAGGATGGTATTGCCAAAG AAAGCAGCAGAGgcttttcttcctcctcttgaaTCAAAGGAAGGAATTCTTATCAGCATGGATGACCTCGATGGCATTCATGTTTGGAGTTTTAAGTACAG ATTTTGGCCCAACAATAATAGTCGCATGTACGTCCTTGAAAACACTG GAGAATTTGTTAACGCACATGCTCTTCGGATGGGAGATTCTATTATGGTTTACCAAGATAGTCGAAATCATAATTAT GTCATTCAAGCAAAGAAAGTTTCTGATCAAGATGAATTTATGGAAGAAACTAGCGACATGGCAAATGATATCTTCCTTAATGATTACGAAGTTAGCAAACCTGGTTGTTTCAGCTTGACTTACCCAGCTTTGAATGACACTACAGGCATGTCATTCATATATGAGACTACATTCTCAAATGATAGTCCTCTTGACTTTTTGGGCGGATCAATGACTAATTTTTCAAGGATCGGCCCAACTGAAACCTTTGGTTCTGTTGAAAATTTGTCACTTGATGACTTCTACTAA